One region of Rhodospirillaceae bacterium genomic DNA includes:
- a CDS encoding cobyric acid synthase codes for MFQGTGSDVGKSMIVAGLARAFTNRGLRVRPFKPQNMSNNAAVTADGGEIGRAQALQARAARVASSVHMNPVLLKPQSDVGSQVIVQGRIFGNAKAADYHRLKPQLLQAVLDSYQHLAAEADLVLVEGAGSPAEINLRAGDIANMGFAEAADIPVVLVGDIDRGGVIASIVGTLQLLAPAEAARIKGFLINKFRGDPALFADGMKLIGEKTGLAALGLVPWFKGADRLPPEDAVALDSYRANTAAQIKIVVPQLPRISNFDDLDPLRAEPDVSVELVRPGRALPGDADLILLPGSKATIADLRALYDTGWDIDIRAHHRRGGAILGLCGGYQMLGKRVEDPGGIEGPKGGIDGLGLLDIVTTLTADKSLIEVRARAFGQDVHGYEMHVGVSDGADCARPFLTIGNRPDGAVSVDERVMGCYVHGLFAADTFRHAFLSRLRPRPETGIAYELGVEQALDDLAAHLERHADLDAMLAIARSGN; via the coding sequence ATGTTCCAGGGGACCGGCTCCGACGTCGGCAAATCGATGATCGTCGCGGGCCTCGCGCGCGCCTTCACGAATCGCGGCCTCAGGGTGCGGCCGTTCAAGCCGCAGAACATGTCGAACAACGCCGCCGTCACCGCCGATGGCGGCGAGATCGGCCGCGCCCAGGCGCTGCAGGCGCGCGCCGCGCGGGTGGCAAGCTCGGTGCACATGAACCCGGTGCTCCTCAAACCGCAGAGTGATGTCGGCTCCCAGGTCATCGTGCAGGGCAGGATCTTCGGCAATGCCAAGGCCGCGGATTATCACCGGCTGAAGCCGCAATTGCTGCAAGCGGTCCTCGACAGTTACCAGCATCTGGCTGCTGAGGCCGATCTGGTCCTGGTCGAGGGTGCTGGCTCGCCGGCTGAAATCAATCTCCGCGCTGGCGACATCGCCAATATGGGCTTTGCCGAGGCTGCCGATATTCCGGTGGTGCTGGTGGGCGACATCGACCGCGGTGGCGTCATCGCCAGCATCGTCGGCACCCTGCAATTGCTGGCGCCGGCGGAAGCCGCGCGCATCAAAGGCTTTCTCATCAACAAATTCCGCGGCGATCCAGCACTCTTTGCCGACGGCATGAAACTGATAGGAGAGAAGACGGGTCTTGCCGCACTCGGCCTCGTGCCGTGGTTCAAGGGCGCCGACCGCCTCCCGCCGGAAGACGCCGTGGCCCTCGACAGCTACCGCGCCAACACAGCGGCACAGATCAAGATTGTCGTGCCGCAACTCCCGCGCATCTCGAATTTCGATGATCTCGACCCCTTGCGCGCCGAACCCGATGTCAGCGTCGAACTGGTGCGCCCCGGCCGCGCCTTGCCCGGTGACGCCGATCTCATCCTGCTGCCGGGCTCGAAGGCCACCATCGCCGATCTCCGCGCGCTCTATGACACCGGCTGGGATATCGATATCCGCGCCCATCACCGCCGCGGCGGTGCGATCCTCGGCCTATGCGGCGGCTATCAGATGCTGGGCAAGCGCGTCGAGGATCCTGGCGGCATCGAAGGGCCCAAGGGCGGCATCGACGGTCTGGGCCTCCTCGATATCGTGACGACGTTGACCGCCGACAAATCTCTCATTGAGGTGCGCGCCCGCGCGTTCGGTCAAGATGTCCATGGCTATGAAATGCATGTCGGTGTCAGCGATGGCGCTGATTGCGCCCGGCCGTTTCTCACCATCGGCAACCGCCCGGACGGCGCGGTTTCAGTGGATGAACGCGTCATGGGCTGCTACGTCCACGGTCTTTTCGCCGCAGATACTTTTCGCCACGCCTTTCTTTCTCGCCTGCGTCCGCGCCCTGAAACAGGCATCGCCTATGAGCTGGGCGTTGAACAGGCACTCGACGATCTGGCGGCGCATCTGGAGCGCCATGCCGATCTGGATGCCATGCTGGCGATCGCTCGGTCAGGCAACTAG
- a CDS encoding cobalamin biosynthesis protein encodes MFDQFLHPAALLIAVLADALLGEPAWFYRRLPHPIVAIGAVIAWADRRFNRESDPAARRKARGLAVTLALTGLALGLGWAIQAALLSLPLGPLWLGLIMSTLIAQQSLYHHVADVAKAMELSGLEGGRIAVARIVGRDPEALDEGGVARAAIESLAENFSDGIVAPIFWGLVLGLPGMLAYKVINTMDSMIGHKTPRHLDFGRAAARLDDVVNLPASRLSAVLLIVAAVVLRGANPAAAIRAVRRDAKRHKSPNAGWPEAAMAGALGFAIAGPRSYHGRLVSDPWMNDGGRWQLTAADIRQSLRLYWRACAVLGLGVLVVALVA; translated from the coding sequence ATGTTCGACCAATTCCTTCATCCTGCAGCCCTCCTCATCGCCGTCCTGGCCGACGCCCTCTTGGGCGAGCCGGCCTGGTTCTATCGCCGGCTGCCACATCCGATCGTCGCCATCGGTGCTGTCATCGCATGGGCCGACCGCCGGTTCAACCGGGAGAGCGATCCGGCCGCGCGACGCAAGGCGCGTGGCCTCGCCGTCACCCTTGCGCTGACGGGTCTGGCATTGGGCCTTGGCTGGGCGATCCAGGCGGCGCTGCTGTCGCTGCCCCTCGGCCCGCTGTGGCTGGGCCTGATCATGTCAACGCTCATCGCCCAGCAGAGCCTCTATCACCATGTGGCCGACGTCGCCAAGGCCATGGAGCTCTCGGGACTGGAGGGCGGGCGCATTGCCGTCGCCCGCATCGTCGGGCGCGATCCGGAGGCGCTCGACGAAGGCGGTGTCGCCCGCGCCGCCATCGAGAGCCTGGCCGAGAATTTCTCCGATGGGATCGTGGCACCGATCTTCTGGGGGCTGGTCCTGGGACTGCCCGGTATGCTCGCCTACAAGGTCATCAACACGATGGACAGCATGATCGGCCACAAGACGCCGCGGCATCTCGACTTCGGCCGGGCGGCGGCGCGGCTGGACGATGTGGTGAACCTGCCGGCCTCGCGCTTGTCGGCGGTGTTGCTGATCGTGGCCGCCGTGGTCCTGCGCGGCGCCAACCCGGCGGCTGCGATCCGCGCTGTCCGGCGCGATGCCAAGCGCCATAAATCGCCCAATGCCGGCTGGCCGGAAGCGGCGATGGCGGGTGCGCTGGGCTTTGCCATCGCCGGGCCGCGCAGCTATCACGGCCGGCTGGTGTCGGACCCCTGGATGAATGATGGCGGGCGCTGGCAATTGACCGCGGCCGACATCCGGCAGTCGCTGCGGCTCTATTGGCGGGCTTGTGCGGTGCTGGGGTTGGGTGTGTTGGTGGTAGCGCTAGTTGCCTGA
- a CDS encoding GFA family protein, producing the protein MTRHEGGCLCGAVRFEALGTPRSVFHCHCFSCRRQTGAAVASFAAFQVSGTFRWTKAEPAAYASSPGVIRKFCAHCGTPLSYQAEKYVDEIHLSIGCFEPAGDLISVAHWHVEEKLPWFETADDLPRHHGE; encoded by the coding sequence ATGACCCGGCATGAAGGGGGCTGCTTGTGCGGTGCGGTCCGGTTCGAAGCCTTGGGGACACCCCGCTCGGTCTTTCATTGCCATTGCTTTTCCTGCCGCCGGCAGACGGGGGCGGCGGTGGCGAGTTTCGCGGCCTTCCAGGTCAGCGGCACGTTCCGCTGGACCAAGGCCGAGCCCGCCGCCTATGCATCGTCCCCCGGCGTCATCCGGAAGTTCTGCGCCCATTGCGGCACGCCGCTCAGCTACCAGGCCGAGAAGTATGTCGACGAGATTCACCTCAGCATTGGGTGCTTCGAGCCCGCCGGCGATCTGATCTCCGTCGCGCATTGGCATGTGGAGGAGAAGCTTCCCTGGTTCGAGACGGCGGATGATCTGCCGCGCCATCACGGCGAATAG
- a CDS encoding cobalamin biosynthesis protein: MAATHFLGIGHETRADPAAAMALVQDCCRQVGLTPGEIALIASLESKAADDIIAGLARHFGWAVQYFSAATLEAETPRLLNPSDAVFRAVGCHGVAEAAALAAGGPEAILLLPKINGDGVTCAIARRLDHGR; this comes from the coding sequence ATGGCGGCCACGCATTTTCTGGGTATCGGCCATGAGACCCGTGCAGATCCGGCAGCGGCCATGGCACTGGTGCAGGATTGCTGCCGGCAAGTCGGACTGACGCCCGGCGAGATCGCACTGATTGCCTCGCTCGAGTCGAAGGCGGCAGACGACATCATTGCCGGCCTCGCGCGGCATTTCGGCTGGGCGGTGCAATACTTCAGCGCGGCCACCCTTGAGGCCGAGACGCCAAGACTGCTCAACCCGTCCGATGCGGTCTTCCGGGCTGTCGGCTGCCATGGGGTTGCCGAAGCCGCCGCCTTGGCCGCCGGTGGACCAGAGGCCATCCTTCTTCTGCCCAAGATTAACGGTGACGGTGTCACCTGCGCCATTGCCCGGCGCCTCGACCATGGGCGATAA
- the cobM gene encoding precorrin-4 C(11)-methyltransferase yields MSIVHFIGAGPGDPDLITVKGKRLIEQAPVVLYAGSLVPQAIVALARSDARVIDTAPLHLDEIIAEMSRAHEADHDVARVHSGDPSIYGAIGEQMRRLDALGIPYDVIPGVPAFAAAAALLKTELTLPGISQSIVITRVQGASSPMPPREDLATLGAAGATLALHLSVKSMAKVVRELTPHYGADCPVVVVYRASWPDEAVLRGTLSDIEGKLVGTDIARTALIMVGRVFGGGTFNDSQLYNASHQHLHRPA; encoded by the coding sequence ATGAGCATCGTTCATTTCATCGGCGCCGGCCCAGGCGACCCGGACCTCATCACCGTCAAGGGAAAGCGCCTCATCGAGCAGGCGCCGGTGGTGCTGTATGCCGGATCGCTCGTGCCCCAGGCCATCGTTGCTCTGGCGCGGAGCGATGCCCGCGTGATCGATACCGCCCCCCTGCATCTCGACGAGATCATCGCCGAGATGAGCCGCGCCCATGAAGCTGATCACGACGTGGCGCGGGTTCATTCCGGCGACCCCTCGATCTATGGTGCGATTGGTGAGCAGATGCGCAGGCTGGATGCACTGGGCATCCCCTATGATGTCATTCCCGGCGTCCCCGCCTTCGCCGCTGCCGCCGCCTTGCTGAAGACGGAGCTGACCCTGCCCGGCATCAGCCAAAGCATTGTCATCACCCGCGTGCAGGGCGCGTCTTCGCCGATGCCACCGCGTGAGGATTTGGCGACCCTCGGTGCCGCTGGCGCCACGCTGGCGCTGCATCTCTCCGTCAAAAGCATGGCCAAGGTGGTGCGCGAGCTCACGCCGCATTACGGTGCCGACTGTCCGGTGGTGGTTGTCTATCGCGCTTCCTGGCCTGACGAAGCCGTGCTCCGCGGGACGCTCAGCGACATCGAAGGCAAGCTTGTCGGCACAGACATCGCTCGCACGGCGCTTATCATGGTCGGTCGTGTCTTCGGTGGCGGCACGTTCAACGACAGCCAGCTCTACAACGCCAGTCACCAGCATCTGCACCGGCCGGCCTGA
- a CDS encoding MFS transporter: MPGRGDAGSIWRQADFRNLIAALGISQLGAKLAREALPLTAVLVLGAGPLAMSGLTAASALPTLLLALHAGAFLDRVRRRPAMILADLLRFLLLLSVPVAAFLGLLGIGQLCLVAFCVSAATLAFDIADQAYLPGLVGQDRILRANAVKEATDASTEIVGPPLGGVLVQTIGGPLTILLDAVSYLISALLLWRIGVGEPRPAPQAALNLRREIADGLRVMWRDSVLRPLLYARFIRTFFGGMLGPLYVLYLVSDLKLSPAMLGIVVAVGGIASLIGAAAVPRLATILPVGPGLILAFAIKTLGLACIPLAGSLSGVAPYLVLPLLLAQQILADGSTGHFAVVERSLRQRRVPPELLGRAGATTRLVNDGPVPFAALLGGVIAEHYGITIVMWLAVAGYALSPTVTFFSGVRRVRNI, translated from the coding sequence ATGCCGGGCCGTGGCGATGCGGGTTCGATCTGGCGGCAGGCGGATTTCCGCAACCTCATCGCGGCCCTTGGCATCTCGCAACTGGGCGCCAAGCTGGCGCGCGAGGCATTGCCGCTGACCGCGGTCCTCGTCCTTGGGGCAGGACCCTTGGCCATGAGCGGGTTGACCGCAGCCAGTGCGCTTCCCACCTTGCTGCTGGCGCTTCATGCCGGCGCATTCCTCGACCGGGTGCGGCGCCGGCCGGCGATGATCCTTGCCGACCTGCTGCGCTTTCTGCTGCTGCTTTCGGTGCCGGTGGCGGCTTTCCTGGGCCTGCTCGGCATCGGCCAGCTATGCCTGGTTGCCTTCTGCGTCTCGGCGGCGACACTCGCCTTCGACATTGCCGACCAGGCCTATCTGCCGGGACTTGTGGGGCAGGACCGCATCCTGCGTGCCAATGCCGTCAAGGAAGCGACCGATGCGTCGACGGAGATCGTCGGTCCACCGCTGGGCGGCGTGCTGGTGCAGACAATCGGCGGACCGCTGACGATCCTGCTCGATGCGGTGAGCTATCTGATTTCGGCCCTGTTGCTGTGGCGCATCGGCGTGGGCGAGCCAAGGCCGGCGCCCCAGGCGGCGCTCAATCTGCGGCGAGAGATCGCCGATGGCCTGCGCGTGATGTGGCGCGATTCTGTGCTGCGGCCGCTGCTCTATGCACGCTTCATCCGGACGTTCTTCGGCGGCATGCTGGGGCCCCTTTATGTGCTCTATCTGGTGAGCGATCTCAAACTGTCGCCGGCCATGCTGGGTATCGTCGTCGCGGTCGGTGGCATTGCCAGTCTCATCGGCGCCGCCGCCGTACCGCGCCTGGCAACAATCCTGCCGGTCGGTCCTGGCCTTATTCTGGCCTTCGCCATCAAGACCCTCGGCCTTGCCTGCATCCCCCTGGCCGGGAGCCTCAGTGGCGTCGCGCCCTATCTGGTCCTGCCGCTCCTGCTGGCACAGCAGATCCTGGCCGATGGCAGCACCGGTCATTTCGCCGTGGTCGAGCGCAGCCTGCGCCAGCGGCGCGTGCCGCCTGAACTGCTGGGGCGTGCCGGCGCCACGACCCGCCTCGTCAATGACGGACCGGTACCTTTCGCGGCCTTGCTCGGCGGGGTTATCGCCGAACACTACGGCATCACCATCGTCATGTGGCTCGCCGTTGCCGGCTATGCCCTGTCGCCGACCGTGACGTTCTTTTCCGGCGTCAGGCGGGTGCGGAATATCTAG
- a CDS encoding cobalt-precorrin-5B (C(1))-methyltransferase, producing the protein MSDKKTISGNVRRPDGELRRGWTTGCCATAATKAAFSALLTGKFADSVSITLPKGEKPTFPLLEPALGADSASVGIIKDAGDDPDVTHGAHIRASVRRLPAGSGTVFKAGEGVGTVTKAGLLIPPGEPAINPAPRAMMAAVLAEIAATHGTHPDAEITISVIGGAEIAKQTWNPRLGIVGGISILGTTGIVHPFSCAAWIASIHRGIDVIRAAGLNHAAACTGSTTEAAVAKIHDLPEFAFIDMGDFAGGVLKYLRHHPIQHLTLAGGFAKMAKLAEGHLDLHSGRSQVDLARLAERATALGGSAELADRIRAGNTAMEALELCTEAGIPIGTDIARSAREVALKESDHQIDIELLVFDRKGNMVGEAGFTPR; encoded by the coding sequence ATGAGCGACAAAAAGACGATATCCGGCAATGTCCGGCGCCCTGATGGCGAATTGCGGCGCGGCTGGACCACCGGTTGCTGCGCCACAGCGGCCACAAAGGCGGCATTTTCAGCCCTTTTGACCGGAAAATTTGCTGATTCCGTGTCAATAACGCTGCCAAAGGGCGAAAAGCCGACCTTTCCACTCCTGGAACCAGCCTTGGGGGCAGATTCTGCCAGCGTGGGCATCATCAAGGATGCCGGTGATGACCCGGATGTGACCCATGGCGCCCATATTCGTGCCTCAGTCCGGCGTTTGCCGGCAGGTTCCGGCACCGTCTTCAAAGCCGGCGAGGGGGTCGGCACCGTGACCAAGGCCGGCCTGCTGATTCCACCTGGGGAGCCGGCCATCAACCCCGCCCCCAGGGCGATGATGGCGGCTGTGCTGGCCGAAATTGCCGCCACCCACGGCACGCATCCGGATGCGGAAATCACCATCTCGGTCATCGGCGGGGCGGAGATCGCCAAGCAGACCTGGAACCCGCGCCTCGGCATCGTCGGCGGAATTTCCATTCTCGGCACGACAGGGATCGTGCACCCCTTTTCCTGCGCGGCCTGGATCGCCTCGATCCATCGCGGTATCGACGTGATCCGCGCGGCGGGCTTGAATCATGCCGCCGCTTGCACCGGGTCTACCACGGAAGCGGCGGTGGCGAAGATTCACGACCTGCCGGAATTCGCCTTCATCGACATGGGCGACTTTGCCGGCGGCGTGTTGAAGTATCTGCGCCATCATCCGATCCAGCACCTGACACTCGCCGGTGGCTTTGCCAAGATGGCGAAGCTTGCCGAAGGCCATCTCGACCTCCATTCCGGCCGCAGCCAGGTAGACCTCGCGCGTCTTGCCGAGCGCGCCACGGCACTTGGCGGCAGCGCCGAACTGGCTGACCGTATCCGCGCCGGCAACACGGCCATGGAAGCGCTGGAATTGTGCACCGAAGCCGGCATCCCCATCGGCACCGATATCGCACGATCGGCACGTGAGGTGGCCCTCAAAGAATCCGATCATCAGATCGACATCGAATTGCTGGTCTTCGACCGCAAGGGAAACATGGTGGGAGAAGCCGGGTTCACGCCGCGCTGA
- the cobA gene encoding uroporphyrinogen-III C-methyltransferase → MNKLFATLPDLEPGWVWLTGAGPGDPGLLTMLAVKALSTADVIVYDALVDKSILDLARPGAVLEYAGKRGGKPSAKQPDISLRLVQLARDGKRVLRLKGGDPFVFGRGGEEALTLVDNNIPFRIVPGISAGIGGLAYAGIPVTHRDCNAAVAFVTGHDATGEIPDSVDWASLAKGAPVIVLYMALKHIERIAERLMAGGRLASEPVAVIAKATTAEQRVLETTLARAAIDVAEAGIEPPAMVVVGEVVRLRAAMDWLGALGGKRLVSDPLGQRQQDQTG, encoded by the coding sequence ATGAATAAGCTATTCGCGACATTGCCGGATCTGGAACCGGGCTGGGTCTGGTTGACCGGCGCCGGTCCGGGCGATCCCGGCCTCCTGACCATGCTCGCCGTCAAGGCGCTGAGCACGGCGGATGTCATCGTCTATGACGCCCTGGTCGACAAATCCATTCTCGACCTCGCCCGTCCGGGCGCCGTCCTCGAATATGCCGGCAAGCGCGGCGGCAAGCCGTCGGCCAAGCAGCCCGACATCTCGCTGCGTTTGGTGCAGTTGGCGCGGGATGGCAAGCGTGTGCTGCGCCTCAAAGGTGGCGACCCCTTCGTGTTTGGCCGTGGCGGCGAGGAAGCGCTGACCCTGGTCGATAACAACATTCCCTTTCGCATCGTGCCGGGTATTTCTGCCGGGATCGGCGGTCTCGCTTACGCCGGCATTCCGGTCACCCATCGCGACTGCAACGCGGCGGTCGCCTTCGTCACCGGCCATGATGCCACCGGCGAGATTCCCGATTCGGTCGATTGGGCGTCTCTTGCCAAGGGCGCCCCGGTGATCGTGCTCTACATGGCCTTGAAGCATATCGAGCGCATCGCCGAACGGCTGATGGCGGGTGGCCGCCTGGCCAGCGAGCCGGTGGCCGTCATCGCCAAGGCGACGACCGCCGAGCAGCGCGTGCTGGAGACCACTTTGGCGCGCGCGGCCATCGACGTGGCCGAAGCCGGCATCGAACCGCCGGCCATGGTGGTGGTGGGCGAAGTGGTGCGCCTGCGCGCGGCGATGGACTGGCTGGGCGCGCTGGGTGGCAAGCGCCTCGTGTCGGATCCGCTCGGCCAGCGCCAGCAAGACCAGACCGGCTAA
- a CDS encoding cobyrinate a,c-diamide synthase: protein MARGLIIAAPSSGSGKTLITLSLLSLLKARGIRVAGCKAGPDYIDPEFHAAATGVPCFNLDIWAMRSASLGNLLSHQAALADLVIVEGVMGLFDGVPGKGGRDNGSTAQLARHLNLPILLVVNAKGQGATAGAVLEGLMRHDPALNFAGVIFNNVGGGVHGEILAAAAATAGIKVLGYLPRVPALKVPERHLGLVQAREHQGLDDFFAAARNAFIDCLDLDGIADAAGSINAVDAKLTPLLPPLGQRIAVADDAAFAFAYPFHLKAWAAAGAEITSFSPLANEAPRADADAVYLPGGYPELHAGRLAGNAAFMDGLRSAAASNTLIYGECGGYMALGAGMVDAAGARHAMAGLLPVETSFAARKLHLGYRQATLLDAAPFGAGLASFRGHEFHYASILSEGAGPALFQATDSRGRDLGPVGRRQGSVMGSFMHLIDRVAD from the coding sequence TTGGCCCGGGGCCTCATCATCGCCGCCCCGTCCTCGGGCAGCGGCAAGACCCTCATCACCCTGTCACTCCTCAGCCTGCTGAAGGCGCGCGGGATCCGCGTGGCCGGTTGCAAGGCCGGGCCCGATTACATCGACCCGGAATTCCACGCCGCCGCCACGGGCGTCCCTTGCTTCAACCTCGACATCTGGGCCATGCGCTCGGCATCGCTGGGAAATTTGCTGTCGCATCAAGCGGCGCTGGCCGATCTCGTCATTGTCGAAGGGGTCATGGGTCTGTTCGACGGCGTGCCCGGCAAAGGCGGCCGCGACAACGGCTCCACGGCACAACTCGCGCGCCATCTGAATCTGCCGATCCTGCTGGTGGTCAACGCCAAGGGACAGGGGGCGACTGCCGGTGCCGTGCTTGAAGGCTTGATGCGCCACGACCCGGCGTTGAACTTCGCCGGCGTGATCTTCAACAATGTCGGCGGCGGGGTTCACGGTGAAATTCTGGCCGCCGCCGCCGCGACGGCCGGCATCAAGGTGCTGGGCTACCTGCCGCGTGTTCCCGCCCTCAAGGTGCCGGAACGCCATCTCGGCCTCGTCCAGGCGCGCGAGCATCAAGGCCTCGACGACTTCTTTGCCGCCGCCCGCAACGCCTTCATCGATTGCCTCGATCTCGACGGCATTGCAGATGCGGCCGGCTCGATCAACGCCGTCGACGCCAAGCTCACGCCCTTGCTGCCGCCCTTGGGTCAGCGCATTGCCGTGGCCGACGATGCAGCCTTCGCCTTCGCCTATCCCTTCCATCTCAAAGCCTGGGCAGCAGCGGGTGCCGAGATCACCTCGTTCTCGCCGCTCGCCAACGAAGCGCCGCGCGCGGATGCCGATGCTGTCTACCTCCCCGGCGGCTATCCCGAACTCCATGCCGGACGTCTGGCCGGCAATGCGGCCTTCATGGACGGCCTGCGCTCGGCCGCCGCAAGCAACACGCTCATCTATGGCGAATGCGGCGGCTACATGGCTCTGGGTGCCGGCATGGTCGATGCCGCGGGCGCCCGCCACGCCATGGCCGGGCTGCTGCCGGTCGAAACCAGCTTCGCGGCGCGCAAGCTCCATCTCGGCTATCGCCAGGCGACACTCCTCGATGCGGCACCCTTCGGTGCAGGGCTGGCTTCGTTCCGCGGCCACGAATTCCACTATGCCAGCATCCTCAGCGAGGGTGCTGGCCCGGCCCTGTTCCAGGCCACGGATTCCCGCGGTCGCGATCTCGGCCCCGTCGGCCGCCGCCAGGGCAGCGTCATGGGCTCCTTCATGCATCTCATCGACCGGGTCGCGGATTGA
- a CDS encoding HupE/UreJ family protein — translation MTRTLTRLAAAAALISLATPAFAHTGHHAAGFAAGLAHPFSGLDHLLAMAGIGVWAAQLGGHNRWRVPLAFVGTMLLGAGLALVGFPLPQVGLGIAGSVIAIGLLVGLGTKLPNAAAIALAALVALFHGHAHGTELPTMASAWNYGMGFVLATSLLHMAGLGLGHIAFRTARPVLLKLAGLATALAGGVLVAGI, via the coding sequence ATGACCAGGACCCTGACCCGCCTCGCGGCCGCGGCCGCGCTCATCTCTCTTGCCACACCCGCCTTCGCCCATACCGGGCATCACGCCGCCGGATTTGCGGCCGGTCTCGCGCACCCCTTCAGCGGTCTCGACCACCTGCTGGCCATGGCCGGTATCGGCGTCTGGGCCGCGCAATTGGGCGGCCACAATCGCTGGCGGGTGCCGCTGGCCTTTGTCGGCACCATGCTTCTCGGTGCCGGACTGGCGCTGGTTGGTTTCCCATTGCCGCAGGTGGGACTTGGCATCGCCGGCTCGGTCATCGCCATCGGCCTCCTCGTCGGCCTCGGGACGAAGCTGCCAAATGCTGCCGCCATCGCCCTGGCGGCGCTGGTGGCCCTTTTCCACGGCCATGCCCATGGCACCGAACTGCCGACGATGGCCTCGGCCTGGAACTATGGCATGGGCTTCGTGCTAGCCACCAGCTTGCTTCACATGGCGGGGCTCGGGCTTGGCCATATTGCGTTCCGAACCGCGCGGCCCGTGCTCCTCAAGCTTGCCGGTCTGGCAACGGCGCTGGCCGGGGGCGTCTTGGTCGCTGGCATCTGA
- a CDS encoding MFS transporter, giving the protein MTRPGPVLFATLFTLDSVARAIIAPVIPLEALHLLGSARNVSVAVTVAGIAGVCMSLVLPTIIHRWRPRASYLLAIALLGIASLLMASQTLTGFGLGWMLRAMAAAGLLGLLNIYIAGFIEKRDLAKSEPLRTFFSATAWVGGPFLGIRLYEWSPILPFLVSIAAAIILFVYFRALNLQAPSPSLSGTSFTPLRNISRFFVQKRLVLAWVLNFGREMWWVTLFTYAPIYLVQAGKPNVEAGDLISSCTALLFVSLFLGWLGRRIGLRRFIAGAFIWVSAATFAVVWFSDDPDLVNLMLILSAVGAVSLDSVCVVTFLRAVRGWERPQMTMVFSIYRDAAALIPPAIFALLLSFFPLPVVFLVNASFALFCGLLALKLPRGL; this is encoded by the coding sequence GTGACGCGCCCGGGTCCGGTATTGTTCGCCACCCTGTTCACCCTCGATTCCGTCGCCCGCGCCATCATCGCACCCGTCATTCCGCTGGAGGCGCTGCATCTCCTGGGGTCGGCCCGCAATGTCAGCGTCGCGGTGACAGTGGCCGGCATCGCCGGCGTCTGCATGTCCCTGGTGCTGCCGACCATCATCCATCGCTGGCGGCCGCGGGCCAGCTACCTGCTGGCGATCGCCTTGCTCGGCATCGCCTCGTTGCTGATGGCCTCTCAGACCCTCACCGGCTTCGGTCTCGGCTGGATGCTGCGGGCGATGGCGGCCGCCGGTCTGCTCGGCCTCCTCAACATCTATATCGCAGGCTTCATCGAGAAGCGCGACCTCGCCAAGTCGGAGCCGCTGCGCACATTCTTTTCCGCGACCGCCTGGGTCGGCGGACCGTTTCTCGGCATCCGACTCTACGAATGGTCGCCCATTCTGCCCTTCCTGGTGTCGATCGCCGCGGCGATCATCCTGTTCGTTTATTTTCGCGCGCTCAATCTGCAGGCACCATCGCCGAGCCTGAGCGGAACCAGCTTTACACCCTTGCGCAACATCAGCCGTTTCTTCGTTCAGAAGCGCCTGGTGCTGGCCTGGGTGCTCAATTTCGGCCGTGAGATGTGGTGGGTGACCCTGTTCACCTATGCGCCGATCTATCTGGTGCAGGCCGGCAAGCCCAATGTCGAAGCCGGCGACCTCATCTCCTCCTGCACGGCCTTGCTGTTCGTCAGCCTGTTCCTTGGCTGGCTCGGTCGTCGCATTGGCCTCAGGCGTTTCATCGCCGGCGCCTTCATCTGGGTGTCAGCCGCGACCTTTGCCGTGGTCTGGTTCAGCGATGACCCGGATCTGGTCAATCTCATGCTGATCCTCTCGGCGGTGGGCGCCGTCTCGCTGGATTCAGTCTGTGTCGTGACCTTCCTGCGCGCCGTGCGTGGGTGGGAGCGGCCGCAGATGACCATGGTCTTCAGCATCTATCGTGACGCAGCAGCTCTCATTCCACCTGCCATCTTCGCACTGCTGCTGAGCTTCTTTCCGCTGCCGGTGGTGTTTCTGGTGAATGCGAGCTTTGCGCTCTTCTGCGGCCTGCTGGCTCTTAAGCTGCCGCGCGGTCTCTAG